A genomic stretch from Limnobacter thiooxidans includes:
- a CDS encoding PhnD/SsuA/transferrin family substrate-binding protein, whose protein sequence is MTLRSIFLVSLMLLAGSPAHAQQPVYRFSPVNQWDIPKTAAYWNPIIQHVSEKSGVKLELKIGRTSADTTAYVLAQEVEFVFSNHLFSPERDKLGWKVFGRRTGPALQGQIAVLDNSPIRTLADLNGQDMVFAGPEAFIGYRVPQAQLISQGIEVNPVFAGNQNAAFAQLLAGRAKAVGSNSVLIDGFTEKQGTKFRILWTSEDYLDLALMASNKVSAKDVRAVANAFTNMHKSKEGALILKRASESVGLDTDSHFLSATDKDYESYRRFYASAPIAVR, encoded by the coding sequence ATGACTTTGCGTTCCATTTTCCTGGTTTCTTTGATGTTGTTGGCTGGTTCACCAGCCCACGCGCAGCAGCCGGTTTATCGTTTTTCACCGGTGAATCAATGGGACATTCCAAAAACTGCGGCCTATTGGAACCCGATTATTCAACACGTCAGTGAAAAAAGTGGGGTCAAGCTTGAACTGAAAATCGGGCGTACTTCCGCTGACACCACAGCTTATGTTTTGGCTCAGGAAGTAGAGTTTGTGTTTTCCAATCACCTGTTCAGTCCTGAACGTGACAAGCTGGGCTGGAAAGTATTCGGTCGTCGCACTGGGCCTGCTCTGCAAGGTCAAATCGCCGTCTTGGACAACTCACCCATTCGTACCCTTGCCGATCTGAACGGGCAGGACATGGTATTTGCTGGCCCCGAGGCGTTCATAGGCTACCGCGTTCCCCAGGCACAGCTCATCAGTCAAGGCATCGAGGTCAATCCTGTTTTTGCAGGCAACCAGAATGCAGCATTCGCGCAATTACTGGCTGGGCGCGCCAAGGCGGTTGGCAGCAATTCGGTGTTGATTGACGGTTTTACGGAGAAGCAGGGCACCAAGTTTCGTATTCTTTGGACTTCGGAAGATTATCTTGACCTTGCTTTGATGGCATCCAATAAAGTGAGTGCCAAAGATGTCAGGGCTGTGGCCAATGCGTTCACCAACATGCACAAAAGCAAAGAAGGCGCGTTGATTCTCAAACGTGCCTCCGAGTCCGTGGGTCTCGATACGGACAGCCATTTTCTGTCTGCCACCGACAAGGACTATGAAAGTTACCGCCGTTTTTATGCGTCAGCCCCAATTGCTGTGCGCTGA
- a CDS encoding ATP-binding protein has translation MSRIRLLPSSLIGRVFLLYTIALMLFVSISFVAFSRFQYHSTLEEAQDSANMMIEVVAQTVSDSAVIGDYDTIQRTLNKAIAGSRFASAKFIDLSGGVIKTQNSQITKSTSPLWLREQVAEQLYDVNRAINAGGYDYGVLRFTFAVDAIADGFWGLIGVAMASAVGGLIGGLLIIWFPLKSWLGALERVDEFEHAPVAKPGNEPDLRIENLPTEFRPAFEMLKRTTEHLDGESRAKELAESANRAKSQFLANMSHEIRTPLNGIIGMTELALETQLTKAQREFLQVAHDSANTLLVIVNEILDFSKIEAGMMKIEKVVFDPRRVFEQAIGPMIPKAAAKNLSLECTFSDACPNQLLGDPVRLLQVLNNMVGNAIKFTEQGGVDIRVDATRDNRGLHKLVCSIRDTGIGIPLEKMDAIFKPFEQADSSITRNFGGTGLGLSITSRLVELMQGEIWVESEVGVGSTFHFTVMDLKTV, from the coding sequence ATGAGCCGTATCCGTTTGTTGCCCTCATCCCTGATCGGACGGGTATTTCTGCTGTATACCATTGCACTGATGCTGTTTGTCAGTATCAGTTTCGTGGCCTTTTCCCGTTTCCAGTACCACAGCACGCTGGAGGAGGCCCAAGACTCGGCCAACATGATGATTGAAGTGGTCGCCCAAACTGTCTCTGACAGCGCAGTGATCGGCGACTACGACACCATTCAACGAACCCTGAACAAGGCGATTGCAGGGTCTCGTTTCGCCTCCGCCAAGTTCATTGATCTTTCGGGCGGTGTCATCAAAACCCAGAATTCACAGATCACCAAAAGTACTTCACCCCTTTGGCTTCGTGAGCAAGTTGCCGAACAACTTTATGACGTGAATCGAGCAATCAACGCGGGTGGTTATGATTACGGCGTACTGCGATTTACATTTGCGGTGGATGCCATTGCTGACGGCTTCTGGGGTTTGATTGGGGTGGCCATGGCCAGTGCTGTGGGTGGTTTGATTGGCGGCTTGCTGATTATCTGGTTCCCATTGAAAAGCTGGTTGGGTGCCCTGGAGCGGGTCGATGAATTCGAACATGCGCCTGTAGCCAAACCTGGAAATGAGCCTGATTTGCGAATTGAAAACTTGCCCACCGAGTTTCGCCCTGCCTTTGAAATGCTGAAACGAACCACCGAACATCTGGATGGTGAGTCCCGGGCCAAAGAACTTGCTGAAAGTGCTAACCGGGCAAAAAGCCAGTTTCTTGCCAACATGAGTCATGAAATTCGCACCCCATTGAATGGCATCATTGGTATGACCGAGTTAGCCCTTGAGACCCAATTAACAAAGGCACAGCGCGAGTTTTTGCAGGTGGCTCACGATTCGGCAAATACGCTCCTGGTGATCGTCAACGAAATTCTCGACTTCTCCAAAATTGAAGCCGGCATGATGAAGATCGAGAAAGTGGTCTTTGATCCACGCCGGGTGTTCGAGCAGGCGATCGGGCCGATGATACCCAAAGCGGCTGCAAAAAACCTGTCTCTTGAATGCACGTTTTCAGATGCTTGCCCCAATCAACTGCTAGGTGACCCGGTGCGTTTGTTGCAGGTACTCAACAACATGGTAGGCAATGCCATCAAGTTCACGGAGCAGGGCGGGGTGGACATTCGCGTGGATGCAACGCGTGACAACCGCGGCTTGCACAAGCTGGTGTGTTCCATCCGTGACACAGGCATTGGTATCCCCCTTGAAAAAATGGACGCGATATTCAAACCATTCGAGCAGGCCGATTCATCCATCACACGCAACTTCGGCGGCACAGGGTTGGGCCTCAGTATTACAAGCCGGCTTGTGGAGTTGATGCAGGGAGAAATCTGGGTGGAAAGTGAAGTGGGTGTGGGTAGTACATTCCACTTCACTGTCATGGATTTGAAAACTGTTTGA